One part of the Microtus ochrogaster isolate Prairie Vole_2 chromosome 18, MicOch1.0, whole genome shotgun sequence genome encodes these proteins:
- the Irgm gene encoding immunity-related GTPase family M protein: protein MSQLLSDASKEEDVCKYFKMIKEENRIISQKTITPIELHLAQGNIQKTNNVITDSLREISSTSLNIAVIGESGTGKSSFINAFRGIGHEEENSAPIGVVETTMRRTPYKHPKIPNVVIWDLPGIGTTNFPPKDYLEKMKFNEYDFFIIVSATRFKKNDIDLAKAVSMMKKDFYFVRTKVDIDLETEKGCKHAFGRENLLQQIQRHCVDTFKKNNLHVPPIFLISNKNSSDYDFPILKDMLKNKLSTPTLPNFMYFSLSKAEAVIERKRESMHRFIWLETIKNEAWTSLSVKGILKDSDMEKLKVILNHYRKLFGVDDGTLKLMAKDSQVPVEKLKKVIKSPYLLDTKKRETLEGKLLKYLERFASANGGLLATGLYFRKTFYLKLLFLDTVAEDAKVVLRETYSKISSNSHHPQLLTTDRCYSFLVSLTGFVVVCFVLSYLRLWTWNEV, encoded by the coding sequence ATGAGTCAGCTGCTCTCTGACGCATCTAAGGAGGAAGATGTATGCAAATACTTTAAGATgattaaggaagaaaacagaatcatTTCTCAGAAAACCATCACTCCAATTGAGTTACACCTGGCACAAGGAAACATTCAGAAGACAAATAATGTAATTACTGATTCATTAAGAGAAATTAGCAGTACCTCACTCAATATTGCTGTAATAGGAGAGTCTGGAACTGGGAAGTCCAGTTTCATCAACGCCTTTAGGGGGATTGGACATGAAGAGGAAAATTCAGCTCCAATTGGTGTGGTGGAAACAACCATGAGGAGAACTCCATACAAGCACCCCAAGATTCCCaatgtggttatttgggacctGCCTGGGATTGGAACCACAAATTTCCCACCCAAAGATTATctggagaaaatgaaattcaacGAGTATGATTTCTTCATCATTGTTTCCGCCACACGCTTTAAGAAAAATGATATAGACCTCGCCAAAGCAGTCAGCATGATGAAGAAGGATTTCTACTTCGTGAGAACCAAGGTGGATATAGATTTAGAAACTGAGAAAGGATGCAAACATGCCTTTGGCAGAGAAAACTTACTGCAGCAGATACAACGCCATTGTGTCGATACCTTTAAGAAAAACAACCTGCATGTACCACCGATCTTCTTGATCTCTAACAAAAATTCTTCTGACTATGATTTCCCAATCCTGAAGGACATGCTGAAAAACAAACTTTCTACTCCCACACTTCCaaactttatgtatttttcactGAGTAAGGCTGAGGCAGTCATTGAAAGAAAGCGTGAGTCAATGCACCGGTTTATCTGGCTAGAAACCATAAAGAATGAAGCTTGGACAAGTCTTTCTGTAAAGGGCATCCTCAAGGACAGTGATATGGAGAAGTTGAAGGTGATTTTAAACCACTATCGAAAGCTCTTTGGAGTTGATGATGGAACCTTGAAACTCATGGCAAAGGATTCCCAAGTGCCtgttgaaaaactgaaaaaagtcATTAAATCTCCTTATTTGTTGGACactaagaaaagagaaacattagaaggaaaacttttgaaatatttggaGAGATTTGCCTCAGCCAATGGTGGGCTCTTGGCTACAGGTCTCTACTTTAGGAAAACCTTTTACTTAAAACTTCTGTTCCTTGACACAGTGGCTGAAGATGCCAAAGTTGTCCTTAGAGAGACATACTCAAAAATTAGTTCAAACTCACATCACCCACAGCTACTGACCACGGATAGGTGTTACTCTTTCCTCGTGTCCTTGACAGGATTTGTggttgtatgttttgttttgtcttatcttAGACTTTGGACATGGAATGAGGTGTAA
- the LOC101994975 gene encoding interferon-inducible GTPase 1-like: MGQYFSDTSKNEDHGDLESSFTTCFKTTNTESKIITQEAIDSIELHLTKGNIQGANSVIRDALKNIDNVPINVAVTGEFGVGKSSLINALMGVGPDDEGAAQVGVVATTMMRTPYKHPKIQTLTLWDLPGIGTVNFPPKDYLEKVKFQEYDFFIIVSATRFTKLELDLAKAIKFMKKNYYFVRTKVDLDLDNEKKCNSRTFDREKTLQQIRSMCVNTFSQINMDAPQIFLISNSNFSDYDFPVLMDALVKDLSAQKRHNFMLSLANITEPAIDKKHNSMQQAIWFEACKDGLLATVPVVGILRDDVEKLKEKLNHYRVLFGVDDESLEVMAKDSQVPVEQLKKMIKSPYLLETEGETTLGEMLLKYLEKFASATGGPLATGLYFRKTFYLQFLFLDTVTEDAKVLLRQI; the protein is encoded by the coding sequence ATGGGTCAGTATTTCTCTGATACATCTAAGAATGAAGACCATGGAGATTTGGAATCCAGCTTTACTACATGTTTTAAGACGACTAACACAGAAAGCAAAATCATTACTCAGGAAGCCATCGATTCAATTGAGTTACACCTGACAAAAGGAAACATTCAGGGGGCAAACTCTGTAATCAgggatgctttaaaaaatattgataatgTCCCAATAAACGTTGCTGTCACTGGAGAGTTTGGAGTAGGGAAGTCCAGCTTGATCAATGCCCTGATGGGGGTGGGACCTGACGATGAAGGTGCAGCTCAAGTTGGGGTGGTAGCAACAACTATGATGAGAACTCCATACAAGCACCCCAAAATTCAAACTTTGACTTTATGGGACCTGCCTGGCATTGGGACTGTGAACTTTCCACCAAAAGATTATCTGGAGAAAGTGAAATTCCAAGAGTATGATTTCTTCATTATTGTTTCTGCCACACGTTTTACAAAACTTGAACTAGACCTTGCCAAAGCAAtcaaatttatgaaaaagaattATTACTTTGTGAGAACCAAGGTGGACCTGGATTTAGACAATGAGAAGAAATGCAATTCTCGTACCTTTGATAGAGAAAAGACCCTGCAGCAGATCAgaagcatgtgtgtgaacacCTTCAGTCAGATTAACATGGATGCTCCAcagattttcttgatttctaacaGCAATTTTTCTGACTATGATTTTCCAGTCCTGATGGACGCACTGGTAAAGGATCTTTCTGCTCAAAAGCGCCACAATTTTATGCTTTCCTTGGCTAATATTACAGAACCAGCCATTGACAAAAAGCACAACTCTATGCAGCAGGCTATCTGGTTTGAAGCCTGCAAGGATGGACTTTTAGCTACTGTTCCTGTAGTGGGAATCCTCAGGGATGATGTGGAGAAGCTGAAGGAGAAGTTAAACCACTATCGAGTCCTCTTTGGAGTGGATGATGAATCCCTGGAAGTCATGGCTAAGGATTCCCAAGTGCCTGTtgaacaactgaaaaaaatgattaaatccCCTTATTTGTTGGAAACTGAGGGAGAAACAACATTAGGAGaaatgcttttgaaatatttGGAGAAATTTGCCTCAGCTACTGGTGGGCCCTTGGCTACAGGTCTCTACTTTAGGAAAACCTTTTACTTGCAATTTCTGTTCCTTGACACAGTGACTGAAGACGCCAAAGTTCTCCTTAGACAAATTTAG